A portion of the Permianibacter fluminis genome contains these proteins:
- the dinB gene encoding DNA polymerase IV, which translates to MRKIVHIDMDAFYASVEQRDDPSLRGRPVVVAWRGKRSVVCAASYEARRFGVRSAMPAITAERLCPEAVFVPPDFGRYKAVSRQVREIFLRHTDLVEPLSLDEAYLDVTRNKTGLPTATRVAKTIRQQIRDETQLNASAGVAPAKFLAKIASDWKKPNGLFVIQPHEVLDFLAPLSVARIPGVGKVMEAKLARYGIRSVGDLRSWDIFELERRFGRYGLRLHELAHGIDHSEVKPDRPVQSISAEDTFDIDRFRDELGPAIRQLAEKAWQATRKTERLARTVVLKLKTDQFKIYTRSITPGDSINNVDEVSALALLLLQRVELPADTRYRLVGVGLSNFYEPGQLGGQTELFGNEF; encoded by the coding sequence ATGCGTAAGATCGTTCATATCGACATGGATGCGTTTTACGCCTCGGTTGAGCAGCGTGACGACCCCAGCTTGCGCGGCCGACCGGTGGTGGTCGCCTGGCGGGGCAAACGCTCGGTGGTGTGCGCGGCCTCATACGAGGCGCGCCGCTTTGGCGTGCGCTCGGCCATGCCGGCCATCACCGCCGAACGGCTGTGCCCGGAAGCGGTTTTCGTGCCGCCGGATTTTGGCCGCTACAAAGCGGTGTCGCGCCAGGTGCGGGAGATTTTTCTGCGCCATACCGACCTGGTCGAGCCGCTGTCACTCGACGAAGCCTATCTCGATGTCACCCGCAACAAGACCGGCCTGCCAACCGCCACCCGGGTCGCCAAAACCATCCGTCAGCAAATCCGCGACGAAACCCAACTGAACGCCTCGGCCGGCGTTGCCCCGGCGAAATTTCTCGCCAAGATCGCCTCCGACTGGAAAAAGCCGAACGGCCTGTTTGTGATCCAGCCGCACGAGGTGCTGGATTTTCTGGCGCCGTTATCGGTCGCGCGCATTCCCGGTGTCGGCAAAGTCATGGAGGCCAAGCTGGCGCGTTATGGCATCCGCTCGGTTGGCGATTTGCGTAGCTGGGATATTTTTGAGCTGGAGCGGCGCTTCGGTCGCTACGGTTTGCGCCTGCATGAATTGGCGCATGGCATCGATCACAGTGAAGTCAAACCGGACCGGCCGGTGCAGTCGATTTCAGCGGAAGATACGTTCGATATCGATCGGTTTCGCGATGAGCTTGGCCCGGCCATCCGACAACTGGCCGAGAAGGCCTGGCAGGCCACCCGCAAAACCGAGCGACTGGCACGTACCGTCGTGCTGAAACTGAAAACCGATCAATTCAAGATTTACACCCGCAGCATTACGCCCGGCGACAGCATCAACAACGTCGATGAAGTCAGCGCCCTGGCGCTGCTTTTGCTGCAGCGAGTTGAACTGCCAGCCGATACCCGATACCGGCTGGTTGGCGTCGGCTTGAGCAACTTCTATGAACCCGGTCAGCTCGGCGGGCAGACGGAACTGTTCGGCAACGAGTTTTGA
- a CDS encoding DUF6901 family protein yields the protein MNEFHYHFRLPDAADELFVVQLDSTEPAQPERLPEWTRLEFHQCPNCPLDRTKVSHCPMAVSFVRLVEVTGKYHSHDTVTVEVATPQRRFLKTTSLQNAVGSLMGLLSATSGCPRSQFLKPMAQFHLPFSSEKETIYRAASMYLLAQYLVDKHGGKPDWDLKALHGHYDQLQLVNAAMVKRVSASSERDGPSNALVVLDSMAKLLQFSIDEALADMWPVFESYRSELEQS from the coding sequence ATGAACGAATTTCATTATCACTTCCGGTTGCCGGATGCGGCAGACGAACTGTTTGTGGTCCAGTTGGACAGCACCGAGCCAGCGCAGCCGGAACGCCTGCCGGAGTGGACGCGGCTGGAGTTCCATCAATGTCCGAATTGCCCGCTCGATCGGACCAAGGTCTCGCATTGTCCGATGGCGGTCAGCTTTGTCCGCTTGGTCGAAGTGACGGGCAAATACCATTCGCATGACACCGTGACCGTGGAAGTGGCGACGCCGCAGCGCCGGTTTCTGAAAACCACCTCCTTGCAAAATGCGGTCGGCTCACTGATGGGCTTGCTGTCCGCGACCAGCGGTTGTCCGCGCTCCCAGTTCCTGAAACCGATGGCACAGTTTCATCTGCCGTTTTCGTCGGAAAAGGAAACGATCTATCGGGCAGCTTCCATGTATTTGTTGGCCCAGTATCTGGTCGACAAGCACGGCGGCAAACCGGATTGGGATTTGAAAGCGCTGCACGGTCACTATGATCAGCTGCAGCTGGTCAATGCGGCGATGGTCAAACGGGTCAGTGCCAGCAGTGAGCGTGATGGTCCGTCGAACGCGCTGGTCGTGCTCGATTCGATGGCCAAGCTGCTGCAGTTTTCGATTGATGAAGCGCTGGCGGATATGTGGCCGGTGTTTGAGAGCTATCGAAGCGAATTGGAGCAAAGCTGA
- the glnK gene encoding P-II family nitrogen regulator codes for MKFVTAIIKPFKLEDVREALSEVGVSGVTVSEVKGFGRQKGHTELYRGAEYEVDYVPKVKLEIAIPDDLLERTVEAISKAANTGKIGDGKIFVFDLEQVIRIRTGETNEAAL; via the coding sequence ATGAAGTTCGTCACCGCCATTATCAAACCGTTCAAGTTGGAAGATGTCCGCGAGGCGCTCAGTGAAGTCGGCGTCAGCGGCGTCACCGTCTCCGAAGTCAAAGGCTTTGGCCGGCAGAAGGGCCACACCGAGCTCTATCGCGGTGCCGAATACGAAGTCGATTACGTGCCGAAAGTGAAGCTGGAAATCGCCATTCCGGACGACCTGCTGGAACGCACAGTCGAGGCCATCAGCAAGGCGGCCAACACCGGCAAAATCGGCGACGGCAAAATTTTTGTGTTCGATCTTGAACAAGTCATCCGGATCCGCACCGGCGAAACCAACGAAGCGGCACTGTGA
- a CDS encoding substrate-binding periplasmic protein, with protein sequence MKALVMLLSLLASTVVVADGKTFTVGVENLEYTPHYSYEGGEYKGFAADVLKAFAKEKGYTLQFKAYPVARLIGVFVGGEVDFKYPDNANWAADAKQGKSIVYSDAVAQFTDGALVLPDMKGKVQLKALGAPRGFTPWVYMADVSAGKIKLQELDTLDAVIKSVQAKRVDAGYANIDVAAHYMKTVMKTPDALVYDSALPHDNGTYHLSTIKHAAVIAEFNQFLKDKKAVVDGLRSQNGLK encoded by the coding sequence ATGAAAGCACTGGTGATGTTGTTGTCGCTGCTCGCCAGCACCGTTGTGGTCGCCGATGGCAAGACCTTTACCGTTGGCGTTGAAAACCTGGAATACACCCCGCACTACAGCTATGAAGGCGGTGAATACAAGGGTTTTGCGGCCGATGTACTGAAAGCATTTGCCAAGGAAAAAGGTTATACGCTGCAGTTCAAGGCGTATCCGGTCGCACGCCTGATAGGTGTGTTCGTCGGCGGCGAGGTCGATTTCAAATACCCGGACAATGCCAACTGGGCTGCCGATGCCAAACAAGGCAAAAGCATTGTCTATTCCGATGCCGTTGCGCAGTTCACCGACGGTGCACTGGTGTTGCCGGACATGAAAGGCAAGGTTCAGCTGAAGGCGCTTGGTGCGCCACGCGGTTTCACACCGTGGGTGTACATGGCCGATGTCTCAGCCGGAAAAATCAAATTGCAGGAGCTCGATACGCTCGATGCGGTCATCAAGAGCGTGCAGGCCAAGCGGGTCGATGCCGGTTACGCCAACATCGACGTGGCCGCGCATTACATGAAAACGGTGATGAAAACTCCAGATGCCTTGGTCTATGACAGTGCGCTGCCGCACGACAACGGTACTTATCACTTGTCCACCATCAAACATGCCGCCGTTATCGCTGAATTCAATCAGTTCCTGAAAGACAAAAAAGCCGTGGTCGACGGTCTGCGGTCGCAGAATGGCTTGAAGTAG
- a CDS encoding outer membrane protein OmpK — protein MTAADWSSTNIQLLRGDDFIIPGVADNVEKDIVTLEHASGWKYGDNFFFVDITNGEGTDTEFYGEFSPRLSFGKMADWKPEGFVKDVLLAAQWNVGKDDAGNVSAYLLGVGFDLAVPKAAFFQFNVYQRAEHNDQVFGKTDDSTWQLNIAGLFPFDIGNTSWSIGGFADYIGEIDGPFGTNEAHLLFVPQILLDVGALAGAPGMIQAGIEYSYWKNKFGVDGENERVVQLMLKWTL, from the coding sequence GTGACGGCGGCGGATTGGAGCAGCACCAATATCCAGCTGCTGCGTGGCGACGACTTCATCATTCCGGGGGTGGCGGACAACGTCGAAAAAGACATTGTCACGCTGGAGCACGCCAGTGGCTGGAAATACGGCGACAACTTTTTCTTTGTCGACATCACCAATGGCGAGGGCACCGATACCGAGTTCTACGGTGAATTCAGTCCGCGCCTGAGCTTCGGCAAAATGGCTGACTGGAAGCCGGAAGGTTTCGTCAAAGATGTGCTGCTGGCCGCGCAGTGGAACGTTGGCAAGGACGATGCCGGCAATGTCAGTGCCTACCTGCTCGGCGTCGGTTTTGATTTGGCGGTACCGAAAGCGGCGTTCTTCCAGTTCAATGTCTATCAGCGTGCCGAGCACAATGATCAGGTTTTCGGCAAAACCGATGACAGCACCTGGCAACTGAATATCGCCGGGTTGTTTCCCTTCGATATTGGCAATACGTCCTGGAGCATTGGTGGCTTTGCCGACTATATCGGCGAGATCGACGGCCCGTTTGGCACCAACGAGGCACATCTGCTGTTTGTGCCACAAATCCTGCTCGATGTCGGCGCACTGGCCGGTGCGCCCGGCATGATTCAGGCGGGCATCGAGTACTCCTACTGGAAAAACAAGTTCGGCGTCGATGGTGAGAACGAGCGAGTTGTCCAGCTGATGCTCAAATGGACTTTGTGA
- a CDS encoding GGDEF domain-containing protein, with amino-acid sequence MSGQKQVVRGRQLAFHLIALAAITPFGLSMVWQGALLSGSVTLLACAAIAISTWLIWRQRALLFAHLLGCLVPSLAVLYFIPIMPIYATMWSYPMVVFFYLYLELRLAILFNLLFAAGLAVLAWSALAMDLYSRLLVTHFVVGGMTLIFARTVAKQQQELQQAANTDSLTGLANRRAVQQALENWQRQRSRYGVPATLLLIDLDHFKSVNDQGGHQAGDQVLMQVAAILRRRARDTDMAGRWGGEEFVLVLPHTHGRDGMAVAETLRSSIAELRPGAPTVPMITTSIGVAELLAHDTPESWIARADAALYQAKAAGRDRVVMAADDSL; translated from the coding sequence GTGTCGGGGCAAAAGCAGGTCGTGCGTGGTCGCCAGCTCGCATTCCATCTCATCGCGCTGGCCGCGATCACTCCGTTTGGGTTGTCAATGGTCTGGCAGGGCGCGTTGCTGTCCGGTAGCGTGACCTTGCTGGCCTGCGCAGCCATTGCGATCTCCACTTGGCTCATCTGGCGGCAGCGGGCCCTGTTGTTTGCCCATCTGCTTGGTTGTCTGGTGCCATCGCTCGCCGTGCTGTATTTCATTCCGATCATGCCGATATACGCGACCATGTGGAGCTACCCCATGGTTGTCTTCTTCTACCTGTATCTGGAACTGCGATTGGCGATTCTGTTCAATCTATTGTTCGCAGCCGGTTTAGCGGTTTTGGCTTGGTCTGCACTGGCCATGGATTTGTACAGTCGCCTGCTGGTGACGCATTTTGTCGTCGGCGGCATGACGCTGATTTTCGCCCGCACTGTCGCCAAACAGCAGCAAGAATTGCAGCAGGCCGCCAATACCGACAGCCTGACCGGGCTCGCCAATCGCCGGGCGGTGCAGCAAGCGCTGGAAAACTGGCAACGGCAACGCAGTCGTTATGGTGTGCCGGCCACGCTGCTGCTGATCGATCTCGATCACTTCAAATCGGTTAACGATCAAGGCGGTCATCAGGCCGGAGATCAGGTGCTGATGCAGGTGGCGGCAATCTTGCGCCGTCGTGCGCGTGACACCGACATGGCCGGTCGTTGGGGCGGTGAAGAATTTGTTCTGGTATTGCCACACACGCATGGCCGCGATGGTATGGCGGTGGCTGAAACCCTGCGCAGCAGTATTGCCGAGCTACGCCCGGGAGCGCCGACAGTGCCGATGATTACCACGTCGATTGGTGTGGCGGAATTGCTGGCGCATGACACGCCGGAAAGCTGGATCGCCCGCGCTGATGCCGCGCTGTACCAGGCCAAAGCGGCCGGTCGCGACCGGGTGGTCATGGCGGCCGATGATTCGCTGTGA
- a CDS encoding ammonium transporter — MMRLAGVLLGSLLSGVALADEAPTLSAGNTAWMLTATALVLFMTIPGLALFYGGMVRKKNVLATLMQSFFIAALVSVLWVLVGYSLAFAPGNGFIGGFDKVLLYGVAFDALWPGYTIPEMLFMVFQMTFAIITPALIAGAFAERMKFSALIVFVSAWLLVVYAPIAHWVWEGTGWLFTMGALDYAGGTVVHINAGIAGLVAALMLGKRVGYGKELMAPHNLVLTLIGASMLWVGWFGFNAGSSLNADARAAMAMVVTQVAAAAATLSWVAAEWVFKGKPSLLGAASGAVAGLVCITPASGFVTVSSALILGLLAGVVCYWGATSLKRALKYDDSLDAFGVHGVGGILGSILTGVFATNAIAGGAVQELGSQLKVQLIATGATIAYSLVVTAVLLKLIDWLIGLRVSEEEEREGLDIVLHGEHVD; from the coding sequence ATGATGCGATTGGCCGGCGTCTTGCTCGGCAGTTTGCTGAGCGGTGTTGCTCTGGCCGACGAAGCACCGACCTTGAGCGCCGGCAATACTGCCTGGATGCTGACGGCGACAGCCTTGGTGCTGTTCATGACCATTCCGGGTCTGGCACTGTTTTACGGCGGCATGGTGCGCAAGAAAAACGTGCTCGCCACGTTGATGCAAAGCTTTTTTATTGCCGCACTGGTCAGCGTATTGTGGGTCCTCGTTGGCTACAGTCTGGCGTTTGCACCGGGTAACGGTTTCATTGGCGGCTTCGACAAAGTGCTGCTCTATGGCGTTGCCTTTGATGCGCTGTGGCCCGGCTACACCATTCCGGAAATGCTGTTCATGGTGTTCCAGATGACCTTCGCGATCATCACGCCGGCGCTGATCGCCGGTGCGTTTGCCGAGCGGATGAAATTCTCGGCCCTGATCGTTTTTGTCAGCGCCTGGTTGCTGGTCGTCTACGCACCGATCGCGCACTGGGTCTGGGAAGGCACCGGCTGGCTGTTCACGATGGGCGCGCTTGATTACGCCGGCGGCACGGTGGTTCACATCAATGCCGGTATTGCCGGTTTGGTCGCCGCTCTGATGCTGGGCAAACGGGTCGGCTACGGCAAGGAGCTGATGGCGCCGCACAATCTGGTGCTGACGCTCATTGGCGCCTCGATGCTGTGGGTCGGCTGGTTCGGCTTCAACGCCGGCTCGTCGCTGAACGCCGATGCCCGCGCTGCGATGGCCATGGTCGTGACCCAAGTTGCTGCTGCTGCGGCAACACTGTCCTGGGTCGCTGCGGAATGGGTATTCAAAGGCAAGCCGTCACTGCTCGGTGCTGCATCCGGTGCCGTCGCCGGTCTGGTTTGCATTACCCCGGCCTCCGGTTTTGTCACCGTCAGCAGCGCTTTGATTCTGGGTTTGTTGGCCGGTGTGGTCTGCTACTGGGGCGCCACCAGTCTGAAACGCGCGCTGAAATATGACGACTCGCTGGACGCCTTCGGCGTGCACGGAGTCGGCGGTATTCTCGGCTCCATCTTGACCGGTGTGTTTGCCACCAATGCGATTGCCGGCGGTGCGGTGCAGGAGCTTGGCAGCCAATTGAAAGTGCAGCTGATTGCCACTGGCGCCACCATTGCGTATTCGCTGGTTGTCACGGCGGTGCTGTTGAAACTGATTGACTGGCTGATTGGCCTGCGGGTATCCGAAGAAGAAGAGCGTGAAGGTCTGGACATCGTGCTGCATGGCGAGCACGTGGACTGA